The Thermomicrobiales bacterium genome segment CGATGCGGCCAAGATCGACGGGGCTTCTACGGTCAAGATACTTTGGCAAATCGTGGTTCCCAACATCAAGCCCGCGATAGCCGTGGTGACCATTCTCTCGTTTCTGGGCGCCTGGAACCAATACCTCTGGCCATTGCTCATCCTGAACGATTTCGAAGCCAAGACGCTCTCGACCGGCATGCAGTTCTTTACGAACAATGTCGAGTCAGCACAAATGTGGGGACCGATGATGGTCACCGCTGCTGTGGCAATTATTCCCCCCTTCATCGTCTACCTGGTTGCGCAGAAACAGATCATCGAGACGTTCGTGAACTCGGGCATGAAGGGGTAGCATCAGCGTCGGCTGGCGCGACTTTTTCCTACCAGTTCGTGAACGAGCCGTCCAGACGGTGAAGATGGGGGATCTCAGTCAGCTGGAATGGATGCGCCAGCGCGGCCTCACGGTCGAACTCGATGCCGAGTCCCGGACGGTCCGGCGGGAGGAGGTGGCCGTTTTCCCACGGAATCTGCACAGGGACAACGTCGGTCAACATGGTGCCGGGCATGCGCGGCTGCTCCTGAACCGCGAAGTTCGAGGTGGCCAAATTCAGTTGCAAACAGGCGGCCGACGACACGGGCCCGAGCGGGTTGTGGACTGCCAGCGGGATGTAATGGGTTTCGCACCAACCCGCGATCTTGCGTGACTCGGTGAACCCGCCGGCAAGGCAGAGATCGATGCGGGCGAAATCGATCAGGTCTTCCTCGATGATCTGACGGAACTGCCATTTGGAGGTGAATTGCTCTCCGGCAGCAATGGGCACATTCGTGCCCGCGCGGACCGCGCGCAGGGCCTGCATGCTCTCGGCGCGCACCGGGTCTTCGATGAAGAACGGCCGGAACTGCTCCAGTTCGTTGCACAGATAGACCGAGTCACGCTGATCGAGCCGTGTATGGATATCGAAGGTGATTTCGATCTCGTCTCCAACCGCGTCGCGTACGGCTGCGAACTGCTCAATCGCCGTC includes the following:
- a CDS encoding ABC transporter permease subunit, with the protein product DAAKIDGASTVKILWQIVVPNIKPAIAVVTILSFLGAWNQYLWPLLILNDFEAKTLSTGMQFFTNNVESAQMWGPMMVTAAVAIIPPFIVYLVAQKQIIETFVNSGMKG
- the dgoD gene encoding galactonate dehydratase, which translates into the protein MRITDVTCFPVWGGFRNFLFVVIDTDEGISGVGESGLTGRELAVTGTIEHFKPLLIGQDPFRIEHLWQTLSRGGFFPAEGAVAAALSAIDIALWDIKGKALNVPVYELLGGLVRDKVIAYPHNGSHDPSTSALVESCLETCEVGWKFVRFGLPSDGDVHEPRDAMKTAIEQFAAVRDAVGDEIEITFDIHTRLDQRDSVYLCNELEQFRPFFIEDPVRAESMQALRAVRAGTNVPIAAGEQFTSKWQFRQIIEEDLIDFARIDLCLAGGFTESRKIAGWCETHYIPLAVHNPLGPVSSAACLQLNLATSNFAVQEQPRMPGTMLTDVVPVQIPWENGHLLPPDRPGLGIEFDREAALAHPFQLTEIPHLHRLDGSFTNW